One Alnus glutinosa chromosome 13, dhAlnGlut1.1, whole genome shotgun sequence genomic window, ACTTCATACGGCCATCAAATGGCTTATTGGGTCGCAGTTGAAGCTCACTTTGGTTGCATTCCCACTCATTTATCTCACTCTCCTTGCCCCATTTGTAATGGTAAAGATCCACCTCCATTTTGTTAGCcgttcttttattctttctatatatatataaaaggcaTCGCACAAAGTAAGGAATCAACATAAAAAAGTCATTTCATAGTCCAGATTAAATTTTATACATCTAATAGTTTAtatattgacacatcattttaaaattttaaatgatgtggcatcgtgtacaccattagatacaataaaataacatattaaacataaaatagcTCTTATATCCCGATTCGCACGAATGAACATGTTTATAATCTACTCACCCGATGTACTACTAGCTTTCTTGAACATCACTTACCAGATTCTATTTTACTAGGTATACAAACTACGTTCTAAATTGGATGTGGCTCATCTCAtgtgattcaaaaaaaaaaataaaaaaaattagaacatTACAATTCATTAAAGAGGAGGGATAAAGAAAATACAGGAAAAACCCTATTTGGAAAGTACAACAATTATCAAATCTATTGACTAGAAAAGTGGCAATGTCTTTTCCACAGAGAGAAGATGGTGGTGATTATAAAATTCATGCTtatcagaggaaaaataaaaaataataataataaataaaaataaagaaggcCAGGAGAAGACAAATCTTACTTTCACTAAGCTTTCTCAGTCATTCTAATCTTCTCGAAagacaaatttgaaaatctgTTTGAGATTGAGATGGAAAAAGGGgagaaaagtaagaaaaaacaagaagcaTGCATGCCTTTGCAACTCTTTCTTCATCATTTGTCCTCTCTCACGCTGGTGTACTATAAACATTGAACCTATTAAACCATCATTGTTTTCTCACTAATCATGCAATTACTCCCTTTTCATACACTCTCTTAAGTCTTAAGATTATGAGCGTATTATACTTCTAAGATTGATCAACAAAAGCTGTCATCTCATTTGTAGCTacatgtatttttctttttctttttttatggcATTTAACGGTGTATATATTATCTCCATTGTCGCTACATATTCACTGTGTTGGAATATGGTGAATAtgtttttacattattttaaaaaattaaatgatcaaCGTGACATTAATTATATGCGTTGTTaaatacacaaaaaataaaatcttgatcaTGAAATGTATGactcatttatattttaaatcttTGGAtccgtttggatttgtgatttcaaaaagtgcgattttaatatgtgcgatttaaaaaagtgatttttaaaaacgcaattaagcattTAGCAaacgcaggttagccttttaaaatactgcgttttcaaaaaaataccatattgtctgtgatttgaataagcacttttctgcgttttcaaatctaaaaacacagttttcaaacagttcattttctgcgatttgatttaaaatcgcactttttctttACGAAATCGTAATCCCAAACGCATGCTTTTGTCATTATTTTAGCAACTCAATGAATAATCGGCATTAATTAGTTAGATATGTTTTCAATCTTgtaaacatttatttatttattgctaaTTTGGACCAAAGACAAAGGTCAGAGTCAGAGTTAATTAGAGAGGTCCTACTTAGCTTAGTTCTCATTAAGTTCTGATTTGACTTTTGATCATATCAATTAAGCTTCAAGGGACCATGGTTCCATTTTGGTTGGTATTGTTTATTTTCATGACCAAAATATAATAGGTTGATTCAgttccaaaataatattataataagaGTAATGCCATTTAATATACAATGGTATAGATGATTATTATACAACTGGAATAACGTGGCAAcgaaaataaacatttttttttttttaaggatgaTTTTCACTACCGCATCATCAAGTCGTATGACAAGTTGACAACCATATAATAGTCTACGAAATAACATTACTTTTATAATAAAGTAAAGCAACCCGACCTAGTTACATCCTATTACCTAACTCATATTAAGGGTTTGGTTTGGGCCTAATTCCAATTAGAACTAATGCATTAAAATTGAGATATGTGTCCCATAATTAATAGAATACAATGAATAAATGTCTCAATCCCAACAAATCTAATTttaacttttgaaaattttagctAGTATAATTCCTCAAGCATGCAAGTTGTTGGTACAATAAATCAATATAGGGTTCAAGCTTAAAGCCCTTTTTAACATAAAAGACTCACTTAAGCCGCCCACTACACGGCAATAATCATAAGAATTTGGGACTATACGCCACATGATAAACATCCAGACGTCATATCCATGATCTTATCAAGTTAAAAGAGAGCATTCTCTCCAAACATAAGCGTATTATGTCTCTCTCTCAAGAACTCTTTCCATTCCATATGTTTCTCTCTCTAAGACAAAATACTAATTTAACCATCGGAGTGTCCCCGACCTCTCAAGAACCGacaaattttgataaattttttctccattttgCAAAAGCCCTATCGCCGATCCGGTccggtccaaaaaaaaaaaaaaaaaagaattgcttAAGCAAAATTATGAAAGTTGTGGCAACTTTAGCTTTTTGAGTAGAATCGTTTGACGACCAAAAGTGATAGAAGGCTACGTATATCAAAGTCTAATCATGTTGTGGATTCATAGAGCTTTATACTTTGAACTGATGATTGTCCTCCACCATCGATCTGATCGGTGTCTTTGTGTGGGGATGGTAATGTGACGTGAGCAAAATGATTTGGGGCGTGGACTATGGCAATGGCAACActacaatctctctctctctctgtggttCTGTTCGTTGTCGTATGTATGGGAAGAAGATATGATTGATGAGAATGTGTAGACTGATTAGCATGCGAATCGAAATGCAGCAACAATGATGGCGAAGATGGTGACTGTTAGCCTTCATGCTTCCTTTAAAGGGGCTTTAAACGATGAGAATAGGTGGGTCTCCTGGGCATGAAAGAAAGTTGGTCAAATTGAGTTAATTGCAGGTACAATCTTCCTCATCTCCACTTATTTCAAGCTTTGCATCATCATTCACTTTCACAATCTTCGTCtttattttgaccataaaagaTGATTGTGATAGACACTTGTGCCTTGTGGGGTTTATATAATTTCTTGAATTGATTAATAAGAAccgaaaataaaaaagagaagtttatatatataagagatttACATTTTCCGACAATAAAATTGTTAGAGATTGTTACTATTGAGAAAGTAACACCGATAAGGgtatattgaaaattttaatgtatTGAGTTAAGGTTGGAAGAGTTATAAAACCTTAAGCTCTTCTTTGATGGAGGGCATTTTTGCCTAGTATCTACCTCCGTAATGTTAGAACCAGAATTTGGCAACAGCGTTGGAAAATATCTAAAGAAGAGACCTTATCTTTGTTACAGGCGAAGACGCCAGGTTTCTCACATTTCGTGAGGGAAGAAGACACGGAAAAGTTGGCCTCCACACACCAAATCACAAAGAAGCCAAACAAAgcctagaagaagaagaagaagaagaagatgatgatgatgatgatgatgatgatgatgaaaaagaaagtgaaaccCAAACAACATAAAAGCAACGATGCaagggagacagagagatagaggcGGGTTAGAATTCGGTCAGAAACTAAAACGAGACTCCACCCTTGCCTCTACTTGTTGAAAGTCGACCCATGCAGGTCAAAATCGTGTCGAAAATGGATAGACAGTTGAAATGCTGAAAATTTGCACACTCCTACATTAAATGCGGCGTGTTGCCCTAATAGGTGCATCTtgcaacaaaaatattcatttcGTCACAAAGTGAATGTTGAGCCCAAAATGTAAACAACGTCATTGTATAGAGAAGTGATATTATTCAATCTACACAATCACACTATGCTAACGTGGCATGGGCTAATAGTCATTGGATTAacctttgctaaaaaaaaaaaaaaaaaaaaaaattagaagattATCGGTCCGTGTCACGTCAGCATGGTGTGAACTGTGAAGTATATCATTACTCGATTTTACTAGGGTTCAAGACTATGCCCCTATTATAAGATAATATCTtttgatatattatatatcCACTCGGCTAGTCCAAGTTGGGAGTGGAGGCCCGAAAGCTCGCGGTTTGGGTCAGGTTGATCAAGCCCAAACCATGCGCTCCGGCTTCCAATCTGGCCATGGAATTAATCGAGGTAGCGGCTTGGGCCAGCAGAGTACctctaaatttattttgttgCTTTGGGCCAAACCCAAAATCATCGTCCTTTGGATTTTCCTTTCTGTTTCTCTTCCACAGCCACTATAACATGGCACAGTGAGAATCGAGAAGCTCAAAATACCTCGTAATCTGAATGCTGGCACACGAGCTAACAACCTTTTTGAACAATTGCCGAACTATCAACCAGGCAAAGCAAATCCATGCACACATCCTTACAAACGGTCTAATCCACTTGGAGCCGCTCTTAGTGCGGCAAATTACCCTATCAAGCTCCAGTTCCTCTAAAAGTGTTGCTCAATATCTAAGACTAATCCTTTACCAATCAAAAAACCCAGATGGGTTCTCGTGGGGTTGCACAATTCGGTTCCTTTCCCGGCATGGTCGATTCAAAGAAGCTTTCTTTGTTTATGTTCAAATGCAGCGACTTGGACTGTGTCCCTCCACGTTTGCTGTGTCCTCTGCTCTAAGGGCATGTGCTAGGATTGTAGATAAGATGGGTGGAGTTTCAGTACATGGTCAGGTTCATAAGTGTGGATACTTTTCCTGTGTTTACGTGCAAACAGCCCTTGTGGATTTATATGCGAAACTGGGTGATATGCTGACCGCACAGAAGGTGTTTGATGAGATGGGAGAGAAGAATGTGGTTTCATGGAATTCTATCTTATCTGGGTATTTGAAATATGGGGATTTAGCGGAGGCTCAGAGGGTGTTTGATGAGATTCCAAGAAAAGACGTTATATCTTGGAATTCAATGGTTTCAGGGTATGCGAGAGTAGGAAATATGGACCAGGCATGCTCACTGTTTCAGCAGATGCCGGTGAAAAACCCGGCTTCCTGGAACTCAATGATTAGTGGGTATGTTGATTGTGAGTGTACAGAATCAGCTAGAAGCATCTTTGATGCAATGCCTCAAAGAAATAATGTTTCTTGGATGACAATGATTGCTGGGTACTCGAAATGTGGGGATGTTGAGTCTGCTCGCAAGCTCTTTGATCGGATGGATGAAAAAGATCTGCTCTCATTTAATGCTATGATAGCTTGTTATGCTCAAAATAGCCAACCTAAGGAGGCCATTGAGCTGTTCAACCAGATGCTTTTGCCGGATGTAAATATTCAGCCTGATGGGATAACTTTGGCTAGTGTTATATCTGCTTGTTCACAACTGGGAGATTTCAAATTGGGCTTTTGGATTGAgtcatatattaataaatttgacATTGAACTGGACGATCATTTGGCTACTGCTTTAGTTGACTTGTATGCAAAGTGTGGAAGCATTGATAAAGCGAATGAGCTGTTTCATGGATTAAGGAAAAGGGATGTAATTTCTTATTCTGCAATGATCTTGGGATGTGGGATAAATGGTAAGGTAGTCGATGCGATCGAGTTGTTTGAAGAGATGTTAAATGCTCATATTTGCCCTAATTTAGTCACGTACACCGGGCTGCTCACTGCCTATAACCACGCCGGTTTGATTGAAGAAGGCTACCAATGCTTTAACTCCATGAAGGACCACGGAGTTATGCCTTCAGCTGATCATTATGGAATTATGGTTGATCTTTTAGGCAGGGCGGGGCGATTGGAAGAAGCACATGAGCTAATAAGGAGTATGCCAATGCAGCCTCATGCTGGGGTTTGGGGAGCTTTGCTTCTTGGTTGCAGATTGCATCAAAATGTTGAGCTTGGGGAGATAGCTGCTCAGCATTGCTTTGAGCTGGAGCCAGATACAACCGGTTATTGTTCTCTTCTTGCCAACATCTATGCTTCGGTTGAGAGATGGGATGATGTGAAGAGACTGAGAACGGTTATGGGGGAGAAGGGATTCACTAAGATACCTGGGTGTAGTTGGATGGAATCTATTTGACTCTTCATAATTGGAAAATCAGACATATACTGCATGCTTAGAGACCAAAAACTGTATAATTCTGGCTTTTGAAGTTTTGATAGCATCATGGCAACTTCATATTTCAGGTCTGGCCTCTTCCCTGCTTTGTTATGCAAAGTTGTTGAGAGTCTTGCATGACTTGAGTTCAAGCTGAAAATGTCCATCCCATCAAGGTAGTTTAGCCTAAAAGGACAAGGCTAAAGCTACGGAAGGACATATCTCCTTATCCACCTTGATGACCCTACTGTTGGGAAATTTCTCTTCaatatgttttgaaatgaatgCTTCTCCA contains:
- the LOC133854631 gene encoding pentatricopeptide repeat-containing protein At4g22760 → MLAHELTTFLNNCRTINQAKQIHAHILTNGLIHLEPLLVRQITLSSSSSSKSVAQYLRLILYQSKNPDGFSWGCTIRFLSRHGRFKEAFFVYVQMQRLGLCPSTFAVSSALRACARIVDKMGGVSVHGQVHKCGYFSCVYVQTALVDLYAKLGDMLTAQKVFDEMGEKNVVSWNSILSGYLKYGDLAEAQRVFDEIPRKDVISWNSMVSGYARVGNMDQACSLFQQMPVKNPASWNSMISGYVDCECTESARSIFDAMPQRNNVSWMTMIAGYSKCGDVESARKLFDRMDEKDLLSFNAMIACYAQNSQPKEAIELFNQMLLPDVNIQPDGITLASVISACSQLGDFKLGFWIESYINKFDIELDDHLATALVDLYAKCGSIDKANELFHGLRKRDVISYSAMILGCGINGKVVDAIELFEEMLNAHICPNLVTYTGLLTAYNHAGLIEEGYQCFNSMKDHGVMPSADHYGIMVDLLGRAGRLEEAHELIRSMPMQPHAGVWGALLLGCRLHQNVELGEIAAQHCFELEPDTTGYCSLLANIYASVERWDDVKRLRTVMGEKGFTKIPGCSWMESI